A window of the Deltaproteobacteria bacterium genome harbors these coding sequences:
- a CDS encoding hydroxyacid dehydrogenase has translation MGDTERPYRVVVTGDNLAPEAMKILSEKCRVVFTGPYPQPSVLAQKLREEKAHALILRTGKVPAEVVKASPDLKVIAKHGAGFDNIDVQTATALRIPVMTASTANYESVAEHTLGLMLSLAKDIPWLDSRMRQGFWDKTQFRGVELLRKTLGLVGFGRIGRRVHELVAPLQMKVLVFDPFLRDGSLPPMVTLVSQLDELLKAADIVSLHCPLTEQTRNLIGKRELGIMKKSAWLINTARGEVVDEEALIAALQEGEIAAAGIDTFRKEPPETLRRLSEAGKVVLTPHIAAATEEAFARMGIEAAQNTLTILEGRRPDKNYMANPEVLESK, from the coding sequence ATGGGAGATACCGAGCGTCCATACCGAGTAGTGGTTACCGGAGACAATCTCGCCCCGGAGGCTATGAAAATTCTATCCGAAAAATGCAGGGTGGTATTTACCGGACCTTATCCCCAGCCTTCCGTTTTGGCGCAAAAGCTGAGGGAAGAAAAGGCGCACGCCTTGATTCTCCGGACGGGGAAGGTTCCGGCAGAGGTCGTCAAGGCATCCCCTGATCTGAAGGTCATCGCCAAGCACGGGGCCGGATTCGATAACATCGACGTCCAAACCGCGACCGCCTTAAGAATTCCGGTCATGACCGCCTCGACGGCCAATTACGAGTCGGTGGCGGAACACACTCTTGGTTTGATGCTTTCCCTGGCTAAAGACATCCCCTGGCTGGATAGCCGGATGCGCCAAGGCTTTTGGGATAAAACCCAGTTTCGGGGAGTGGAGTTATTGCGGAAAACTCTGGGGCTGGTCGGGTTTGGCCGAATCGGGCGTCGCGTTCATGAATTAGTCGCGCCTTTGCAGATGAAGGTATTGGTCTTTGATCCTTTTCTCCGGGACGGCAGCCTTCCGCCGATGGTCACCCTTGTCTCACAGTTGGATGAGCTGCTGAAAGCGGCGGATATCGTGAGCCTTCATTGTCCGCTCACCGAGCAAACCCGGAACTTGATCGGGAAGAGAGAACTGGGAATTATGAAAAAAAGCGCGTGGCTGATCAACACGGCTCGGGGAGAGGTGGTGGACGAAGAGGCGCTTATTGCCGCCCTCCAGGAAGGAGAGATCGCGGCGGCGGGGATCGACACGTTTCGGAAGGAGCCTCCCGAAACCCTTCGGCGCCTTAGTGAGGCGGGTAAAGTGGTTTTGACGCCTCATATCGCCGCAGCGACCGAGGAGGCCTTCGCGCGCATGGGAATCGAGGCGGCCCAGAACACCCTGACCATTCTCGAAGGGAGAAGGCCCGATAAAAACTATATGGCCAACCC